In one Solanum lycopersicum chromosome 11, SLM_r2.1 genomic region, the following are encoded:
- the LOC101256158 gene encoding zinc finger CCCH domain-containing protein 24 → MSTETVNPELNGEESSEKLHSPVIVKSELNGDDSSEHLQLPETLKTELNGEDSSEQLHSSAIVKPELNGDESSELVKLTEALAEPTEKRKREGSETVTETEQKQQNPLWKTTLCSYFRRNDGSCSHGESCRYAHGESELRVRPDNTWDPTSDRAKKMAKTAADDDGEKAEDKEEKCNDVMMTEALDDDECSSVSGLSKCLVNLPMKWSSDNLRCFLKEHGVTFKSAKKKKGMAVGFATFENAEQVKTAVKELDGKPAGNKILKVGDIIPRAFERKGNSAMSSFRTNQQGEKQTEAGDGLDLTKISEETEAEDPVTSDSVLKGRCVRDVVTPLAKMPYADQLEQKKSSLTRTLKTLTRNARKACPNGVPLPEWILKAREIGGLPCELEGIIESPLITGYRNKCEFSAGFSVLGKPTVGFQLGNFREGVTAVEEPVDCPNVSRIACKYAAIFQEFLQQSTLPIWNRLNNTGFWRQLTVREGRMPGKNVEVENPSANISEVMLIVQVSTLTFDDALVNDELQGLAKAFAMGASSASPTLPLTALVVQDHTGISNVAPADAPLRVLPFSREESYSELHADNAVAEAKIHDFINGLKFCISPTAFFQVNTLAAEKLYSLAGDWASLGPDTLLFDVCCGTGTIGLTLANRVGMVVGIEMNASAVSDAQRNAEINGIKNCRFICGKAEDVMGSVLKEYLASPAKVDGLLDIEEKKNQENTTSTEKTDSIVNASKTDGESSTGSENGKSMCIDQDTTPTENMYSTDRAAEPEEKTGLECTNGKSLSESSADDTTEPATQLKKCSSDNLTTPVQHFKNVVAIVDPPRAGLHPTVIKLLRTNSRLRRLVYISCNPESLVANAIELCTPSPDESEKGDNRNNRLWRKMSSATLARHRTKSMPNSEPFKPVKAMAVDLFPHSPHCELVMLLER, encoded by the exons ATGTCGACGGAAACTGTAAACCCTGAATTGAACGGCGAGGAGTCATCGGAGAAGCTCCATTCGCCGGTAATCGTGAAATCGGAATTGAATGGAGATGACTCATCGGAGCACCTTCAGTTGCCGGAAACTCTGAAAACTGAATTGAATGGCGAGGATTCATCGGAGCAGCTCCATTCGTCGGCAATCGTGAAACCGGAATTGAACGGAGATGAATCATCGGAGCTGGTTAAGTTGACGGAAGCTCTTGCGGAACCGACGGAGAAGCGAAAGCGAGAAGGATCAGAAACAGTAACAGAAACAGAGCAAAAGCAACAAAATCCATTATGGAAGACGACACTTTGTTCTTACTTTCGAAGAAATGATGGTTCATGTAGCCATGGTGAATCCTGCCGTTACGCTCATGGTGAATCAGAGCTCAGGGTCCGACCCGATAATACATGGGACCCGACTTCTGACCGGGCGAAGAAGATGGCTAAGACGGCTGCTGACGACGACGGGGAGAAGGCAGAGGATAAAGAAGAGAAGTGCAATGACGTTATGATGACTGAGGCGTTAGACGATGACGAATGTTCTTCGGTTTCTGGGTTGTCAAAATGCTTGGTGAACCTTCCCATGAAGTGGAGTTCAGATAATTTAAGGTGTTTCCTCAAAGAACAT GGTGTTACTTTTAAATCagcaaaaaagaagaaaggcaTGGCTGTAGGATTTGCTACTTTTGAAAATGCAGAACAAGTGAAAACTGCTGTGAAG GAATTGGATGGAAAGCCTGCTGGCAACAAGATTTTAAAGGTTGGAGATATTATTCCGCGGGCATTTGAGAGAAAAGGTAATTCGGCAATGTCCTCATTTCGCACCAATCAACAAGGTGAAAAGCAAACCGAAGCTGGAGACGGTTTGgatttgactaaaatatcaGAGGAAACTGAGGCTGAGGACCCAGTGACCAGTGATTCAGTTCTGAAGGGTAGGTGTGTTCGGGATGTGGTGACTCCTCTTGCTAAAATGCCATATGCTGATCAACTGGAGCAGAAGAAGAGCTCTTTGACGCGAACTCTTAAAACACTT ACTCGAAATGCACGTAAAGCTTGCCCGAATGGTGTTCCACTTCCAGAATGGATTCTCAAAGCTAGGGAAATAG GCGGTCTTCCATGCGAACTAGAGGGAATAATTGAATCGCCACTCATCACTGGATATCGAAACAAGTGTGAGTTTTCTGCAGGATTCTCTGTACTAGGAAAGCCAACTGTGGGATTTCAGCTTGGAAATTTCAG GGAGGGTGTGACAGCTGTTGAGGAACCCGTGGACTGCCCAAATGTTTCTAGAATTGCCTGTAAATATGCTGCTATCTTTCAAGAATTCTTACAACAGTCAACCCTACCTATTTGGAACAGATTGAATAATACCGGATTCTGGCGTCAACTTACT GTTCGAGAAGGTCGCATGCCTGGTAAAAATGTAGAGGTGGAAAATCCGAGTGCAAACATTTCAGAGGTTATGCTGATTGTTCAG GTTTCCACTCTGACTTTTGACGATGCATTAGTCAATGATGAACTTCAAGGTTTGGCCAAAGCATTTGCTATGGGAGCTTCTAGTGCATCACCAACATTACCTCTTACTGCCCTGGTAGTTCAG GATCACACTGGAATATCAAATGTAGCACCAGCAGATGCTCCTCTGCGTGTACTTCCATTTTCCAGAGAGGAAAGCTATTCTGAACTGCATGCAGATAATGCAGTTGCTGAAGCAAAAATTCACGATTTTATTAATGGACTTAAGTTTTGTATTTCGCCGACGGCCTTCTTTCAG GTGAACACCCTTGCTGCAGAGAAGTTATACTCTCTTGCAGGGGACTGGGCCAGCTTGGGTCCTGATACCTTACTTTTTGACGTTTGCTGTGGAACTGGAACAATTGGTCTTACTCTGGCAAATCGAGTTGGTATG GTTGTTGGCATTGAAATGAATGCTTCTGCTGTTTCTGATGCTCAAAGAAATGCTGAAATCAATGGGATAAAGAACTGTAGATTTATTTGTGGAAAG GCAGAGGATGTCATGGGATCTGTACTGAAAGAATATCTTGCTTCACCTGCGAAAGTAGATGGACTTCTAGatatagaagaaaagaaaaaccaagaaaatacTACTTCTACAGAGAAGACTGATTCTATAGTTAACGCATCGAAAACAGATGGGGAGTCAAGTACTGGGTCTGAAAATGGTAAAAGCATGTGCATTGATCAAGATACTACACCTACTGAGAATATGTATTCTACGGATAGAGCCGCTGAACCGGAGGAAAAAACAGGCCTTGAGTGTACCAATGGTAAAAGCTTGTCAGAATCTTCAGCAGATGACACTACAGAACCAGCAACCCAACTTAAGAAGTGTTCATCAGATAATTTGACCACTCCAGTGCAACATTTCAAGAATGTTGTTGCAATTGTAGATCCTCCACGTGCTGGACTTCATCCCACT GTTATCAAACTTTTAAGGACTAACTCACGTCTAAGGAGGCTTGT TTACATTTCCTGTAATCCTGAAAGCTTGGTTGCAAACGCTATTGAGCTCTGCACACCTTCTCCAGACGAATCGGAAAAGGGGGATAATAGGAACAACAGATTATGGAGGAAGATGAGCAGCGCTACTCTTGCACGACATAGGACCAAATCTATGCCCAATTCAGAGCCTTTTAAACCTGTCAAAGCCATGGCTGTTGATCTTTTTCCACATTCTCCTCATTGTGAACTGGTGATGCTTTTGGAGAGGTAA
- the LOC101255559 gene encoding F-box/kelch-repeat protein At5g60570 codes for MASETKKLKNGYLFRKEEEEKGKRMRLEEEEDDDGHCKFRSSESLLPGLHDDVALTCLARASRSDYASLSCLNARFNSLVKSGYLYELRRRISVVEHWVYMVCDPRGWEAFDPFRKKWLRLPKIPCDDCFNYADKESLAVGSELLVFGRELFDFAIWKYSLIQNNWEKCEGMNHRRCLFGSGSLGSISIVAGGSDKNGNVLKSAELYDSLTGTWEILPNMHSPRRLCSGFFMDGKFYVIGGMTNPTDSLTCGEEFDLQTRKWRKIEGMYPNVNRAAQAPPLVAVVNNQLYAVEYLTNMVKKYDKKNNSWEVLGRLPVRADSSNGWGLAFKACGEELLVVGGNRGPEGEAIILSSWAPKSGCKDGTLDWKVIGLKEHSGVFVYNCAVMGC; via the coding sequence ATGGCTTCTGAAACTAAGAAGTTGAAGAATGGGTATTTATTTAGGAAGGAGGAAGAGGAGAAGGGGAAGAGAATGAggttagaagaagaagaagatgatgatggtCATTGCAAATTTAGATCAAGTGAATCACTTCTTCCAGGCCTACATGATGATGTTGCTTTAACATGTCTTGCTCGGGCATCTAGATCAGATTATGCATCGTTGTCGTGCCTGAATGCTAGGTTTAATTCATTAGTCAAGAGTGGTTATTTATATGAATTAAGGAGGCGGATAAGTGTTGTTGAACACTGGGTTTATATGGTTTGTGATCCTCGGGGTTGGGAGGCTTTTGATCCTTTCAGAAAAAAATGGTTGAGATTACCGAAAATTCCCTGTGATGATTGCTTTAATTATGCAGATAAGGAGTCATTAGCGGTTGGTAGTGAATTACTGGTTTTTGGCCGTGAGTTATTTGATTTTGCTATATGGAAATACAGTTTGATTCAAAACAACTGGGAAAAATGTGAAGGGATGAATCATCGTCGTTGTCTGTTTGGATCGGGTAGTCTTGGTTCAATTTCTATTGTTGCAGGGGGTAGTGACAAGAATGGGAATGTACTAAAATCTGCCGAGCTTTATGATTCTTTGACTGGTACATGGGAAATACTGCCCAACATGCATTCTCCCCGCAGATTATGCTCTGGCTTTTTCATGGATGGAAAATTTTATGTGATAGGTGGGATGACTAATCCTACCGATTCTTTGACTTGTGGGGAAGAGTTTGATCTACAAACAAGGAAGTGGAGGAAAATTGAGGGCATGTATCCAAACGTCAATAGAGCTGCTCAGGCACCTCCTCTTGTTGCAGTTGTTAATAACCAACTATATGCAGTTGAATATCTAACCAACATGGTTAAGAAGTATGACAAGAAAAATAACTCATGGGAGGTATTGGGAAGACTTCCCGTGAGGGCTGATTCTTCGAATGGTTGGGGTCTTGCTTTCAAAGCATGTGGTGAAGAACTTCTTGTGGTAGGTGGCAACAGGGGTCCAGAAGGTGAAGCTATTATATTGAGTTCTTGGGCACCAAAATCAGGGTGTAAAGACGGCACCTTGGATTGGAAGGTCATCGGCCTAAAAGAGCATTCTGGTGTCTTTGTATACAATTGTGCCGTGATGGGTTGTTGA
- the LOC101255858 gene encoding uncharacterized protein, producing MDMKVLKWQFIHGSLVKRLIVKGFLFVTVMILVSFVQMTHMIQKSEPIMLNFGVCPLNFGSNEYMNVTGFVKPVSGLGISLFGASLMKRDDEKLTKDVFKELMEKDFLDLNANALCVGKKSSFAALVLRELGLLSAVGVDAHPYFSLVWRRFMYELDHENNSFDFVFSRDLDKVTVPALMVLEIERVLRPGGTGVMLVGSSSFYAGNLVKGNLIRSATPVSSFLKSSDVVHVCGVGTYTLVMFKKRSEIVQSLVHSVLPANCPSNVNNKPYLKHLEPLVEKKLGQFETQISYLPKFMNISSRNKLVYINVGAGEFVESTLARTFKPHYPIPHHLFNVFVIDHNTSTLSLYVKNPGINFVYHPGLAVAGETTLSSVDTDEYLGAPLDHEGFDFIHWFSETVKDGDYVILMMNARAPELNILAELFQTGSICHVDELFLRCSAADCRNALCGDCMSLFKTLRRSGVFAHQWWGD from the coding sequence atggatatgAAGGTTTTGAAATGGCAATTTATTCATGGGTCGTTGGTGAAACGTTTGATTGTGAAAGGGTTCTTGTTTGTTACTGTTATGATTCTTGTGTCATTTGTTCAAATGACACATATGATTCAGAAATCTGAACCTATAATGTTGAATTTTGGTGTATGCCCTTTGAACTTTGGGTCTAATGAGTATATGAATGTGACCGGGTTCGTTAAACCTGTTTCTGGATTGGGGATTTCGCTGTTTGGAGCTTCTTTGATGAAGCGGGACGACGAAAAATTGACCAAGGATGTGTTTAAGGAGCTAATGGAAAAGGATTTCTTGGATTTGAATGCTAATGCATTGTGTGTTGGGAAGAAATCGTCGTTTGCAGCTTTGGTGCTGCGAGAATTGGGACTCTTGAGTGCTGTTGGTGTTGATGCACACCCGTATTTCTCTCTTGTATGGAGAAGATTTATGTACGAGCTCGATCATGAGAACAATTCTTTCGATTTTGTGTTCTCGAGGGATCTGGATAAGGTCACTGTACCAGCTCTTATGGTGCTTGAGATTGAGCGTGTCTTACGTCCAGGGGGCACCGGTGTTATGCTCGTGGGTTCTAGTAGTTTCTACGCGGGTAACTTGGTAAAAGGCAACTTGATAAGGTCTGCCACCCCAGTTTCGTCGTTCTTGAAGAGTTCTGATGTTGTGCACGTATGTGGGGTTGGCACGTATACTCTAGTGATGTTCAAGAAAAGATCAGAGATTGTTCAATCTCTCGTGCACTCTGTGCTGCCTGCTAATTGTCCTTCCAATGTGAACAACAAGCCGTACTTGAAGCACCTTGAGCCACTCGTGGAAAAGAAGCTTGGACAGTTTGAGACACAAATCTCATACTTGCCCAAGTTCATGAACATCTCATCTAGGAACAAACTGGTGTATATCAACGTTGGTGCAGGGGAATTCGTAGAATCAACTCTTGCAAGAACATTCAAGCCTCATTATCCAATCCCTCACCACTTGTTCAATGTTTTCGTCATTGATCATAACACCTCCACACTGTCCTTATATGTGAAGAATCCTGGTATTAACTTTGTGTACCATCCAGGACTTGCTGTCGCCGGAGAGACTACTTTGTCATCTGTTGACACTGACGAATATTTGGGTGCACCACTAGATCATGAAGGATTCGACTTCATTCATTGGTTTAGTGAAACAGTTAAAGACGGAGACTATGTCATCCTCATGATGAATGCTAGAGCACCAGAGCTAAACATTCTAGCAGAACTATTCCAAACTGGATCAATATGCCACGTCGATGAGCTGTTCCTTCGCTGCTCCGCTGCAGATTGCAGAAATGCTCTTTGTGGAGACTGCATGAGCCTTTTCAAAACTCTAAGGAGAAGTGGTGTGTTTGCTCATCAATGGTGGGGAGACTAG